A single genomic interval of Schistocerca americana isolate TAMUIC-IGC-003095 chromosome 2, iqSchAmer2.1, whole genome shotgun sequence harbors:
- the LOC124595434 gene encoding proline-rich protein 2-like, whose product MRATVAALLLCLVVSACRSQETPPGPPGPTEGPQPTGPPGPPTGGPDPTGQPTGGPEPTGPPGPPTGGPEPTGEPQPTGGPQPTGEPQPTGGPQPTGPQGPPGLF is encoded by the exons ATGAGGGCAACAGTGGCAGCTCTTCTCCTGTGTCTTGTG GTATCAGCATGCCGCAGCCAAGAGACTCCACCTGGCCCTCCTGGACCAACTGAGGGGCCACAACCAACTGGTCCACCAGGGCCACCAACCGGAGGTCCTGATCCAACTGGTCAACCAACCggaggtcctgaaccaactggACCACCAGGTCCACCAactggaggtcctgaaccaactggAGAGCCCCAACCAACTGGAGGGCCACAACCAACTGGTGAACCTCAGCCTACTGGAGGTCCTCAACCTACTGGACCACAAGGGCCGCCTGGCCTTTTTTAG
- the LOC124596288 gene encoding proline-rich protein 2-like, whose translation MRATVAALLLCLVVSACRSQETPPGPPGPTEGPQPTGPPGPPTGGPDPTGQPTGGPEPTGPPGPPTGGPEPTGEPQPTGGPQPTGEPQPTGGPQPTGPPGPPGLF comes from the exons ATGAGGGCAACAGTGGCAGCTCTTCTCCTGTGTCTTGTG GTATCAGCATGCCGCAGCCAAGAAACTCCACCTGGCCCTCCTGGACCAACTGAAGGGCCACAACCAACTGGCCCACCAGGACCACCAACCGGAGGTCCTGATCCAACTGGTCAACCAACCggaggtcctgaaccaactggACCACCAGGTCCACCAactggaggtcctgaaccaactggAGAGCCCCAACCAACTGGAGGGCCACAACCAACTGGTGAACCTCAGCCTACTGGAGGTCCTCAACCTACTGGACCACCAGGGCCGCCTGGCCTTTTTTAG